The Anoxybacillus flavithermus genome has a segment encoding these proteins:
- a CDS encoding hydrolase Nlp/P60 produces the protein MRRFVSALLLFFLFPSFAYASDSYDRLVPLAKKYVGVPYQFGGSSEKGFDCSGFTRHVMSRLGVTLARTTAEQYKQGNAVKKEDLRIGDLVFFETYKKGPSHAGIYIGDNRFIHASSSKGITVTSLDDSYYKKRYIGARRVLAYAQDAGKFQDIEKDFWANKEIETLGKKEIVLGYAKSYFKPDEMMTRAEAAGLIATYFNFNMNDRKETFTDVPSDHWAVGAINALVKENIISKNDKPFQPDEPLTREQLAMWFAEAWKLKRGTDVPFTDVKETDAAYDAIEKLVATGIANGYEDGTFRPKETVTRAEFAVFFYRAINAK, from the coding sequence GTGAGGCGGTTTGTTTCAGCATTGCTTTTGTTTTTTCTCTTCCCTTCCTTCGCTTATGCAAGCGATAGTTATGATCGGCTCGTTCCACTTGCGAAAAAATACGTCGGCGTGCCGTATCAATTCGGGGGAAGTTCAGAAAAAGGATTTGACTGTTCCGGGTTTACACGCCATGTGATGAGTAGGCTAGGGGTCACGTTAGCGCGGACGACAGCGGAGCAGTATAAGCAAGGAAACGCAGTAAAAAAAGAGGACTTACGCATAGGAGATCTCGTCTTTTTTGAAACGTATAAAAAAGGGCCGTCACATGCCGGGATTTATATTGGCGACAATCGGTTTATTCATGCGAGTTCATCTAAAGGAATTACCGTGACGTCGTTAGATGATTCCTACTACAAGAAGCGATACATAGGAGCAAGACGCGTGCTTGCATATGCACAGGACGCGGGGAAATTTCAAGATATTGAAAAAGATTTTTGGGCAAATAAAGAAATTGAAACGTTAGGTAAAAAAGAAATTGTGCTTGGGTATGCAAAAAGCTACTTTAAGCCAGATGAAATGATGACGCGCGCAGAAGCGGCAGGGTTGATTGCCACATATTTCAACTTCAACATGAACGATCGAAAAGAAACGTTTACAGACGTGCCGAGCGATCATTGGGCCGTTGGTGCGATTAACGCGCTTGTCAAAGAAAATATCATCAGTAAAAACGATAAGCCATTCCAACCGGATGAACCGTTGACGCGCGAACAGCTTGCCATGTGGTTTGCGGAGGCATGGAAGTTAAAGCGTGGGACGGATGTGCCGTTTACTGACGTCAAAGAAACGGATGCGGCGTACGATGCGATTGAAAAACTCGTTGCAACAGGTATTGCGAACGGATATGAAGACGGAACATTTCGTCCGAAAGAAACGGTCACACGTGCGGAGTTTGCGGTGTTTTTCTACCGTGCGATCAACGCAAAATAG